The Halobaculum magnesiiphilum genome contains the following window.
GGGCGCGTTCGTCACGCTCGCGGCCGGCGGGCTCGCGGTGTTCCTCCTGCTGTCGGCGGTCACGATCCACGACTTCTGGGCGGTCCCCGAGGACCAACAGCAGGACGAGATGACCTCGTTCCTCAAGAACACCGTGATGGCGGGCGCGTCGCTGGCGTTCCTCGCCCTCGCGTCGGCGCCGTGGCCGTACGCGCTGAACCTCTCGCTGCTGTAGATCTCGCTGCTGTAGAGCGACCGTCCCGACGGAACCGAACCGACGACCGACGGCGACGCGATCCCGTCGAGCCGGCGGGCTTTTGTCGCCGGCGCGTTCCCCTCCCGACATGCGAATCGGCTTCCTGCTCAACCCCGTCGCGGGGATGGGCGGCCGGGTGGGCCTGAAGGGCACCGACGGGAAGGTCGCCGAGGCGCGCGCCCGCGGCGCCGAACCGCGAGCGCCCGACCGTGCCCGCCGCGCGCTCGACGCCCTCGCCGAACGCGCCCCCGACGCGGAACTGCTGGCGTGGGGCGACCCGATGGGCGCGAGCGAGGCCCGCGAGGCCGGCTTCGACCCCGAGGTGCTCGGCGCGCCCGCGGGCGGCGATGAGGGGACCGACGCCGACGACACGGCCGCGGCCGTCGCGGCGTTTCTCGACGCCGGCGTCGATCTCGTACTGTTCGTCGGCGGCGACGGAACCGCCGCCGACGTGGCGGCGGCGCTGGCGGGGAGCGAGGTGCCGATGCTCGGCGTCCCCGCGGGCGTGAAGGTGTACTCATCGGTGTTCGCGGTCTCCCCCGAGGACGCCGCCTACGTTGCCGCGACGTTCGAGCGCACCGAGCGCCGCGAGGTGATGGACATCGACGAGGACGAGTACCGCGAGGGGGAGGTCCGCCCGGAACTGCGCGCGGTCGCGCACGTCCCCGTCGCCGAGCAGTTGCAGTCGGGCAAGCAGATCGGCGGCGGCACCGTCGAGTCGCTGGCGGTCGGGGTCGCGGACGACGTTCGTGCGCGTCCGGAGACGACGTGGGTGCTCGGCCCCGGCTCGACCGTCGGCGAGGTGAAGGCGGAGCTCGGGTTCGAGGGGTCGCCCATCGGCGTCGACGTGTACCGCGACGGCGACGTGCTCGCGCTCGACGCCGCCGAGTCGGAGATCCTCGACTCGCTCGGCGAGGACAACGTCATCGTCGTCACCCCCATCGGTGGACAAGGGTTCGTCTTCGGCCGCGGCAACCCGCAGCTGTCGCCGGCGGTCATCCGCGAGTGCGACCTAGAGATCGTCGCCTCCCGCGACAAGCTGGACGACCTCCGGGTGCTGCGCGTCGACACCGACGACCCCGAACTGGACGAGGCACTCCGCGGGTGGGTGAAGGTGCGCGTCGGTCGCTTCGAGCGCCGGATGATGAAGATAGTGTGAGGCCCGGACCCGGCGGGTGGGGGGAGGGGTACTTGAACCGGAGGGTCGATCCTTACAGATACGGCCAAGAATATAATGGACATAGGGTCAAGGTTAAGGTCGTATAGAGGTTCTCCCCGCGTATGGAGACGCGGAAGGTTCAGCGGTTGGGGCCCTCGACGCTGGCGATGACGCTGCCCGCCGAGTGGGCGAAAGAACAGAACGTCGAGAAGGGAGACGAGGTGTCGCTGCGGATGGGCGGCAAGGGGACGCTGACGGTGCTGCCCGAGTCCGCGAGCACGGAGGACGCGGAGGCGACGCTGCACGCCGACAACCTCGACTCCGACGCCCTGGAGCGGGCGATCCTCGCGCAGTACGTGCTCGGCCGGCGCGTGATCAACATCACGACGGAGGACGGCGCGCTCGGCTCCGACCACATCAACGCGGTATACAAGGCCGAGACGCAGCTCATGGGGCTTGGCGTCATCGAGGAGACGCCCGAGAACATCGCCATCCGCTGTTCGGTCGACCCGGAGGACTTCACGCTCGACAACCTGCTGGAGCGCCTGGAGAACACCGGCTCCACGATGCGCGGGGAGGCGGTGAAGGCACTGGCTCACGGCAACGCCGACCTCGCCCAGCGGGCGCTCAACCGCGAGCGGCAGGCGAACAAGATCTTCGTCCTCCTCCTTCGCCTGATCTTCACGGCCTACCAGAACCCGAACCTCGCGCGCGCCGTCGGGCTGGACTCGGGGTTCCCGCTGATCGGCTACCGCTCGATCGCGAAGAACCTCGAACTCATCGCGGACAACGCCGAGGACATCGCCGAGATCGCGATGGAGGCCGAGGACAACACCCTCGACGTGGACGACGCCACGATGCGGCGCATCCGCGACTTCACCGACCAGGTCGACGAGATCACCGCGATGGCCGTCGAGGCGGCCGTCAAGCGCGACTACTCGCTCACCATCGAGGTGAAGTACCTGTTCCGCGAGCTGAAGGACCGCGAGGAGGACATCCTCACGGACCTGCCGGAGATGTCGAACGCGCAGCTGTTGCAGGTGCGCGAGGTGCTCGTCAGCCTCCAGGAGACGGCGCAGTACGCGATGCGGATCGCGGAGGTCTCCGCGAACCTGGCGCTGAACGAGGAGAACGAGTTCGTGACGATCGAGTAGGGCGGGACCGACCACCGGGAGGTCCCGGAAAACGAGCGGGGAGCGGAGCGACCCGCGAGTAAGGCGAGACGCGAGGCGGAGCCGAGCGTCTCGTGGGAACGGCGTTCACGAGACGCGTCGCGTCTCGTGAGCTCACGAGAGCTTTGCTCTCGTGAACGGCGCGGTCCTGTGCCGCGCCGCCCACGAAACGAGCGAGGCCGACCGCGGAGAACCCTTGCCGTTACTCCTCCGCCTCGGCGACCCCGTCGGCCGCCCGGTCGCCGTCAGTTTTCTCCGCACTCAGTGGGTTCCGACGCCGGATGTGACAGTCGAACGCCGGGTGCTCCGCGAAGTGCCGGATCAGCATGTGTCGCCGCGATCCGGTGATCCCGGTTCGGCCGACGTCGTCGGCGTCGAACCGGTCCGGCAGCCGGTCGTACAGCCGGACCAGCGCGTCGAAGGAGTCGAACACCTTCGCGTTGCCTGCGGACTCGGCGGCCTTGCGGGAGACCACGTAACTTCCGTCGGCGCGGAACTCCCCGGCGGTGCGGAAGAACTCCCGCCGCTCGGTCAGCGCGTCCGCCAGCGACTCCCGCAGGTCGGCGGCGGCCTCGCGTGTCAGTTCGTGTCGCTGTCCGTCCACCTCCACGACGATGCCATCGCCGTCCGGGGAGGCGGTTGCGTTACCGTCCGAGAACTCGATCAGGAGCGGGTGGACTCCGGAACATACCCGGAGGTGTTCCCCCGGAGACAAAGCCTTGTCGGCGCTGGCGAGTTCCGCACCGCGAGCGCCCCGCCCCGATCAGAAGAGCCCGTCGTCCGTCTCCGTCCCGTCGGGCGTGCTCGTCGGCGTCGCGGTCGGCGTTGCCGTCGGCGTCGACGACGCGGTCCCGGTGGTCGAGTCGTCGCCCGAGCCGCCGTCGGACGTGTCGGTCCCCGTCGGCGTGTCCGTCGCGGTGCCGTCGTCGGAGTCGCTGCCGTCGGATTCGTCGCCGTCGCCGTCGGCGGACCCGTCCGAGCCGGCGCCGTCGGCGGACCCGTCCGAGCCGGCGCCGTCGCCGGCGGGCTTGGTGCCGAACACGTCCGTCTCGACCGTCCGCTGGTAGCTGTCGAGTTCGATCCGCTGCTCGCCGCCGCCGCCGTTCGAGAGGTCGATCACGAGGTAGAACGGCATCCGCAGGTCCGTCACCTGGTTCCGTCGGAGGTGCGAGACCCACCACTCGTCGAGCCGCTGGGTCCGGATCGCGGTCGTCGCCTCGACGGCGACCGTCTCCCCGGGGGCGATGGTGGTCGTCTTGGCGGCCTCGCCGCTCCCCATCGTGACGTCGTTCATGTGGATGTCGTAGCCGATCTCGGAGACGACGATCGGGTACTGCTTGGGGTTATGGAGGTACAGCGTCATCCCGATCTCCGTCCGCTCGTCGTTCACCGTCCCCCACTCCGCCTCGGTGCGCTCGAGGATCAACACCGGATCGGAGACGATCGGCGAACTCGCGTTCAGCGGCTTCGGCTCGTCGGTGCGGAACGCCTCGATGACGGAGGTGTCGATGTCGCGGGACACCTGCGTCGAGTAGCTCCGCCCCAGCGTCGACGAGGTGGCCTTCGCGTCGACCCGTAGCTCCGTGTGCTCCCCGTTGCGGACGTGGCTCACCCACCACGCGGGGATCTTCGAGTTGTCCAGCTCGGTGGTGAACGGAACCGAGGTGTTGCCGGCGCCGACCGAGACGCCCTCCTTGGTCCCGTTCGCCATCGCGATGCCGTTCATCGAGACCCCGTAGTCGACCGTCACGCCCCCGAGATCGACGCCGATCGGGTTCGGGTTACGTACCGTCAGATCGCTTTCGATAACGGTCGTCTCGTTCGTCACCTCGCCGAAGCGGTTCTCGACGCCCCCGACCGACGGCGCCCCGACGACGCCGAGCGCGAACGCCCCGCCGACGGACCCGCCGAGAACGAGAAGCACGACGAGCACGGTCCTGACGGTCGAGAGACCGCGATCTGTTCCCCCAGGTATCGGATCGAGCTCCGACGGTACTCTCATCATCGACGCCGTACCGCTCCCCCGAACATATACGATCCGACCGAGACCGACCCGGCGATCGGCCGGGCGTCGCGACCGTGAGCGGTCGCGTCGTGTCCCGTGAACCCCGCGTCGTGCGGGCCTTCCGCAAGCGTTAGGTGCGCTCCGTCGGAGCGACGCGTATGGAAACCGAGACTCTCGAAAGCGACAAGGCGATCGGCGTTTCGCTGGTGTTCGGTGCGTTCGCCGTCGTCGGCGCGGGGTTCATGCTGGCGGGCGCCTCCCAGATCGTGATGGCCTGGGGGTTCGCGCTGGCGATGGCGGCGGCGACCCTCTCGGTCGTCGCGCTCCAGGCGTTCGACATGTGACGTGGGCGGTCACGTCGGCGATCGATTCCGGAGGTCCGGTTGAGGGAAGCGTTAAGAACGACCGCGCCCAATGATCAAACAGCACAAATGACGGAGTACACCGACGAGGAGAAGCGCATCCTCGCGTACCTGCGCGACAGCGTCTCCCGGGGGGAGGAGTACTTCCGGGCGAAGAACATCGCGGAGGCCATCGGCCTCTCCGCCAAACAGGTCGGCACCCGACTCCCGACGCTCGCGGAGAAGGCCGAGGAGGTCGATATCGAGAAGTGGGGCCGCGCACGTTCGACCACCTGGCGCGTCGAGCTTCCGTAGCCGCCGACGCTCGATGGTCCGGGTTCCACCGCCCGTGTCCCGGACTCGCAGAGTTCGTACGCCGCCGTTCGGCGGGCGACCGCGGGGCGCTCGGGCGCGTCCCGCGGCGGCGACGCGGTCGTCGGACGAACCCACCCGTTTTTTCGCCCCGCGCCCGTACCTCGGTTCGATGACCGTGCGTGTACGCCGGGAGTTCGTCTTCGACGCGGACCCGGCCGACGTCTGGGCGTTCATCTCCGATCCGGCCAAGCGTGCCGGGGCGATCAGCGTCGTCGACGAGTACGAGGTCGGCGACGACGGAACCGCGACGTGGCACGTCCGCCTGCCGATCCCGGTGATCCGCTCCAGCATCGCCGTCGACACCGAGGAGGTGCGCAAGGAGCCGCCCGAGTACGTCAAGTTCGTCGGGAAGTCGCGGGCGTTCCGCGTCACCGGCGAGCACACCGTCTCGGAGACCGACGACGGGCGCGCCCGCCTCGTCAACGGGTTCGTCGTCGACGGGCGCGTCCCCGGCGTCGAGTCGTTCTTCGAGCGCAAGTTCGGCGAGGAACTGGACAACCTGCAGGACGCCTTGGAGCGCGAGTTGGGGCTGGCATGAAGCTCGCGCTCGCGCAGATCGAGGTCCGGACGGCCGACCGCGACGGCAACCTCGACCGGGCGCTCTCGGCCGTCGCCGACGCCGCCGAGCGCGACGCCGACCTGATCGCGCTCCCGGAACTGTGGAACGTCGGCTACTTCGCGTTCGAGGCGTACGAGCGCGGCGCCGAGCCCCTGGGGGGACCGACGCTGACCCGGCTCGCCGACGCCGCGCGCGAACACGACATCGCGGTGCTGGCGGGAACGATCGTCGAGGACCTCGCCGAGAGCGCCGCCGCCGCGGCGGACGTGCCCGACGACGAGGGGCTCGCGAACACCGCCGTCCTGTTCGACTCGGACGGGACCAGACGCGCGGTGTACCGCAAGCACCACCTGTTCGGCTATCAGTCGGCCGAGACGCGACTCCTGACGCCCGGCGAGTCGCTCCCGGTCGTCGATCTCCTCGGCTTCCGGGTCGCGGTGACGACCTGTTACGACCTCCGCTTCCCCGAGCAGTTCCGAGCGCTCGCGGACGAGGGGGCCGACCTCGTGGTCGTCCCCAGCGCGTGGCCGTACCCGCGGGTCGAGCACTGGCGGACGCTCCCGCGGGCGCGGGCCATCGAGAACCTCGCGTACGTCGCGACGGTGAACGGGTCGGGGAGCTTCGAGGACGCCGACCTCCTCGGCCGGTCGACCGTGTACGACCCGTGGGGGACGACGCTGGCGTCAACCGGCGACGAGCCGGCGCTCGTCACCGCCGAGGTCGAGCCCGAGCGCGTCGGGCGCGTGCGCGAGGAGTTCCCGGCGCTGCGCGACAGGCGAGACTACTGAGCGGTCGAAGACGAGACACGTACGGGTCGGCGGGTCGACGATCGGGCGGCCTACTCGACGTAGTGAACGAAGACGGTGCGGTCCCCATCGAGCAGTTGACAGAGGCGCTCGCGGACGTCCGGCGCCACGTCGACGTGCGCGAGCGGGACCTCCTCGACGCGCAACACCGTCCCGCCGTCGTCGGATCCGACGGCGTCGCCGGGGTCCCCGAGTCGGCGGTGGTCGACGATGCGACGCGGCGTTGACAGCAGGTCCTCGGCACCGCCGAGCAGTGCCTCGGCCCTGAGGCGAGCCATACCGACACGTCCCGACGCGTGACAATAACCGTTGTCGTCGCCCCGATCCTCGCCGACCGGTGCCGGTGCATTTATCCCGATCAGCCCGATACGATCGGATGCCGGCGAACCGACGCTTTTCTCGTCGTAAGCTGGCACAACTCAAGATCCGCGCCGCCGCACCCGACGCGACCGCGCGCGCCCGTTCCGCGGTCAGGGGTCCACCGCGCCGGACGCGCGCACCACCGCCTCCCCACCCCCACCTTCGTTCGCGACCGCCGTTCACACGACACCGCCGACGAGCCGCCGCTCCCCCCTGGCTACCGTTCGAGTTCGATCCGCTCTCCCGCGCGGGCCGACGCCTGCACCGCCGCAAGCGTCCGCATGTCGACGAGCCCGTCGGCCCCGTCCGGCTCGATGTCGCCGCCGGTCGCGACCGCGTGCGCGAAGTAGTCGAACTCCTCGACCGTCTCGTCGGCACCGAGGCCCGCGAACTCCATCGTCCCCTCGGCCGTCTCCACGGTCACCTCGCGGTCGGCGCCCGGCTGAAACGCCGACCGGACCGCGATCCGTCCCTCGGTCCCCAGCAGCTCCAGCGACGTGTTCGGGTGGCCGGAGAACGACGCCGAGAAGTTCCCGACCCAGCCGTCCGCGTCGCCGCCGCCGAACTCGACGCGGAAGTCGACGTGCTGGTCGACCTCGTCGAAGGCGTCGTCGGGCGAGCGGACCGTCGCCGACACGGCCGTCGGGTCGTCGCCGGCGACGAACCGCGCGGTGTTGAGCGGGTACACGCCCACGTCGTACAGCGCGCCCCCGCCCGCGAGGCGGCCGTCGAGGCGCCACTGCTCGGGACCGGCGTCGCCCGCCAGCACCGGGAACGTGAAGTCGCCGACCGCGCGCTGGAGGTCGCCGATGCCGCCGGCGGCGACGAACGCCCGCAGGCGCCGCATCACGGGGTCCGTCTGCATCCGGTAGGCTGTCATCAGCCGGACGCCCGCGTCCTCACAGGCGCCCACGAGCCGCTCGGCGCGCTCGACGGTCGCCTCCAGCGGCTTCTCGCAGATCACGTGCTTGCCGTGGCCCGCGGCCGTCTCGACGTGGGGGAGGTGGAGCCGGTTCGGGGTGGCGACGTAGACGGCGTCGTACTCGTCGGTCGCCGCGCCCGCCTCGTACTCGTCGTAATCGAGGGCAGTGACGCCGAACTCGTCGGCCAGCGCCGCGCGCTTGTCCGCGTCGCCGCTGACGACGACCGTCGGCCGCGCGTAGTCGCCGCGCGCCATCGCCGGGATCGACACCGACCGTGCGTAGTTGCCGCAGCCGACCGTCGCGATCCTGGTCGTCGTGTCGTCCCCGTCGCTCCCGCTCCCGTCTCCGTTTCCGCCCTCGTCCCCGCCGCTGTCCACCCAGTCGCGCCGCCCCGCGTCCGCGAACGTCGACTCGAACATACGCGCACCGTCCGCGTCGAGGTGCTAAACCGCACCGGCCCGTCGATAATCGTATCCGATAATTCGAGCGGTGTGTTGAAGTAA
Protein-coding sequences here:
- a CDS encoding ATP-NAD kinase family protein, with the protein product MRIGFLLNPVAGMGGRVGLKGTDGKVAEARARGAEPRAPDRARRALDALAERAPDAELLAWGDPMGASEAREAGFDPEVLGAPAGGDEGTDADDTAAAVAAFLDAGVDLVLFVGGDGTAADVAAALAGSEVPMLGVPAGVKVYSSVFAVSPEDAAYVAATFERTERREVMDIDEDEYREGEVRPELRAVAHVPVAEQLQSGKQIGGGTVESLAVGVADDVRARPETTWVLGPGSTVGEVKAELGFEGSPIGVDVYRDGDVLALDAAESEILDSLGEDNVIVVTPIGGQGFVFGRGNPQLSPAVIRECDLEIVASRDKLDDLRVLRVDTDDPELDEALRGWVKVRVGRFERRMMKIV
- a CDS encoding phosphate signaling complex PhoU family protein, with translation METRKVQRLGPSTLAMTLPAEWAKEQNVEKGDEVSLRMGGKGTLTVLPESASTEDAEATLHADNLDSDALERAILAQYVLGRRVINITTEDGALGSDHINAVYKAETQLMGLGVIEETPENIAIRCSVDPEDFTLDNLLERLENTGSTMRGEAVKALAHGNADLAQRALNRERQANKIFVLLLRLIFTAYQNPNLARAVGLDSGFPLIGYRSIAKNLELIADNAEDIAEIAMEAEDNTLDVDDATMRRIRDFTDQVDEITAMAVEAAVKRDYSLTIEVKYLFRELKDREEDILTDLPEMSNAQLLQVREVLVSLQETAQYAMRIAEVSANLALNEENEFVTIE
- a CDS encoding DUF7528 family protein — translated: MEVDGQRHELTREAAADLRESLADALTERREFFRTAGEFRADGSYVVSRKAAESAGNAKVFDSFDALVRLYDRLPDRFDADDVGRTGITGSRRHMLIRHFAEHPAFDCHIRRRNPLSAEKTDGDRAADGVAEAEE
- a CDS encoding LEA type 2 family protein, whose protein sequence is MMRVPSELDPIPGGTDRGLSTVRTVLVVLLVLGGSVGGAFALGVVGAPSVGGVENRFGEVTNETTVIESDLTVRNPNPIGVDLGGVTVDYGVSMNGIAMANGTKEGVSVGAGNTSVPFTTELDNSKIPAWWVSHVRNGEHTELRVDAKATSSTLGRSYSTQVSRDIDTSVIEAFRTDEPKPLNASSPIVSDPVLILERTEAEWGTVNDERTEIGMTLYLHNPKQYPIVVSEIGYDIHMNDVTMGSGEAAKTTTIAPGETVAVEATTAIRTQRLDEWWVSHLRRNQVTDLRMPFYLVIDLSNGGGGEQRIELDSYQRTVETDVFGTKPAGDGAGSDGSADGAGSDGSADGDGDESDGSDSDDGTATDTPTGTDTSDGGSGDDSTTGTASSTPTATPTATPTSTPDGTETDDGLF
- a CDS encoding DUF7525 family protein; the encoded protein is METETLESDKAIGVSLVFGAFAVVGAGFMLAGASQIVMAWGFALAMAAATLSVVALQAFDM
- a CDS encoding DUF7123 family protein gives rise to the protein MTEYTDEEKRILAYLRDSVSRGEEYFRAKNIAEAIGLSAKQVGTRLPTLAEKAEEVDIEKWGRARSTTWRVELP
- a CDS encoding SRPBCC family protein, with translation MTVRVRREFVFDADPADVWAFISDPAKRAGAISVVDEYEVGDDGTATWHVRLPIPVIRSSIAVDTEEVRKEPPEYVKFVGKSRAFRVTGEHTVSETDDGRARLVNGFVVDGRVPGVESFFERKFGEELDNLQDALERELGLA
- a CDS encoding carbon-nitrogen family hydrolase; translated protein: MKLALAQIEVRTADRDGNLDRALSAVADAAERDADLIALPELWNVGYFAFEAYERGAEPLGGPTLTRLADAAREHDIAVLAGTIVEDLAESAAAAADVPDDEGLANTAVLFDSDGTRRAVYRKHHLFGYQSAETRLLTPGESLPVVDLLGFRVAVTTCYDLRFPEQFRALADEGADLVVVPSAWPYPRVEHWRTLPRARAIENLAYVATVNGSGSFEDADLLGRSTVYDPWGTTLASTGDEPALVTAEVEPERVGRVREEFPALRDRRDY
- the gfo6 gene encoding D-xylose 1-dehydrogenase Gfo6, with product MFESTFADAGRRDWVDSGGDEGGNGDGSGSDGDDTTTRIATVGCGNYARSVSIPAMARGDYARPTVVVSGDADKRAALADEFGVTALDYDEYEAGAATDEYDAVYVATPNRLHLPHVETAAGHGKHVICEKPLEATVERAERLVGACEDAGVRLMTAYRMQTDPVMRRLRAFVAAGGIGDLQRAVGDFTFPVLAGDAGPEQWRLDGRLAGGGALYDVGVYPLNTARFVAGDDPTAVSATVRSPDDAFDEVDQHVDFRVEFGGGDADGWVGNFSASFSGHPNTSLELLGTEGRIAVRSAFQPGADREVTVETAEGTMEFAGLGADETVEEFDYFAHAVATGGDIEPDGADGLVDMRTLAAVQASARAGERIELER